The Vicia villosa cultivar HV-30 ecotype Madison, WI linkage group LG1, Vvil1.0, whole genome shotgun sequence genome includes a region encoding these proteins:
- the LOC131620862 gene encoding uncharacterized protein LOC131620862: protein MASSSNVLQPAVKLQSTTRSGEREFVPNPNTEEIRAIYASQVIIPFDLSGKTLAFMGPLPSENIQSVNKFFPAYYKTRPIVSKVKIDEDGRSPLGKSTNVEETSTATPLALAKIRLNYMTNSVKVFRSFPLAKDPDLYYAWLEKVEKQKGSFWKSLGIYDLIQLSKTGLEYNQPMLVAAVHFWDASHNTFHLPCGMVTPTLFDVAAITGLRPTGETFDPNDMDNDTIGFNDSQVTYTAFIQKHHITAETTVSDEEHIAFLALWLSRCAFCSRSIQVAKSYLCMANQLHAGKKLNLSQLLLGFLYENLSEAANLTKNFKSGSLLYAGPFWLLQLWLNATFETHLPFRGDVNEEDSTIKNRTIEGTRLAYLTPKEEMGKLHEHFLAYSMMFARRDQFDPSMAPFVHRIIGPEWFTRKFPPTSQDQQIESMEIWEAFLTPRLFSHRLRPSKGQCILMCYQPNLVSRQFGLAQITPKCLYEKRNHMCFHTLYLTEEECERKINKYIGVTNLSPISFEPSFYSTPDFHQWWTEYYSSQIFYADSLAQELTAAFTDVQENFKKGTSTHIKEIQAFQKFFETIYMPDDLSRTVREAAVTLREKFSTKLNKLKLPSYVRPELRYEVAFKLHPPKFPPLPSADFGVALSPPFPDWFVCGNVLKILRESTKKRAERVVSTKHTLDTFKGHLHIDLKHVRVLTPIPEGLD from the coding sequence atggcttcatcttcaaatgttcttcaacccgctgtgaagctccaatcaacaacacgttctggggaacgagagttcgttccaaaccctaatactgaagaaatacgcgcaatctacgcttcccaggtaatcataccttttgatctttctggaaaaactcttgcctttatgggtccgttaccgagtgaaaatatccaatctgtgaataaatttttccctgcttactataaaactagaccaatagttagcaaagttaagatagatgaagacggtcgttctcctttaggcaaatctacTAATGTAGAGgaaacttcaactgcaacccctttagctttagccaaaattaggttaaactatatgaccaattctgtaaaagtgtttaggtcattccctttagccaaagatcctgatttgtactatgcctggttagaaaaagtagaaaaacagaaaggatccttctggaaatcgttagggatatacgatttgatccaactgtcaaaaacaggtttagaatacaaccaacccatgttggtagcagcggttcatttctgggatgcttctcacaataccttccatctcccatgtggcaTGGTTACCCCCACACTTTTCGATGTGGCTGCTATTACGGGACTTCGACCAACAGGTGAAACCTTCGATCCTAATgacatggataatgacactataggTTTTAATGATTCGCAAGTTACTTacacggcattcatccagaagcaccatatcACCGCTGAAACGACAGTATCTGacgaagaacatattgcttttctggcattatggctttcacggtgcgccttctgctcaagatctatccaggttgcaaagagttacctttgcatggctaatcaattgcatgctgggaaaaaactcaacctcagccaactacttctagggtttctttacgaaaaccttagtgaagctgcaaatcttactaaaaatttcaaatctggcagtttactttatgctggtcctttctggttattgcaactgtggcttaacgctacattcgaaactcatcttccctttcgaggagatgtcaatgaggaggacagcacaatcaaaaatcgaactatagaggggaccaggttagcttacctaactccaaaagaagaaatgggaaagcttcatgaacatttcctggcgtattcaatgatgtttgctcggcgtgaccagttcgatccttctatggccccatttgtacacagaataataggccctgaatggttcactcgaaaatttccaccaacatctcaagatcaacaaatcgaatctatggaaatttgggaagcctttctgactccaagattattttcccatcgtcttcgaccatcaaagggtcaatgtatcctcatgtgttatcaaccaaatttggtctcgagacagtttgggctaGCTCAgataacacccaagtgcttatatgagaaaagaaaccatatgtgtttccacactttgtatttgactgaagaagaatgcgaacgaaaaatcaacaaatacattGGCGTCACCAACCTTTCTCCTATTTCTTTCGAACCTTCTttctactctacaccagatttccatcaatggtggacagagtattatagctctcaaattttttatgctgatagccttgctcaagaactaaccgcagctttcactgatgtgcaggagaacttcaaaaaaggtacttcaactcatattaaagaaatccaagcttttcaaaaattctttgaaactatctatatgcctgatgatcttagtcggaccgttcgtgaggctgcagtcactttgcgcgaaaagttttccaccaaactaaataaattgaaattgccctcgtatgttcgaccagaactacgttatgaagtggctttcaaacttcatcctccaaaattccctccactaccaagtgctgattttggtgtggctctaagtcctcctttcccagactggtttgtgtgtgggaatgttctcaaaattcttcgagagagtactaaaaaacgcgctgagcGAGTGGtttcgactaagcataccttggatactttcaaaggacatcttcatatagatcttaaacatgtccgtgtcctgactccaatacctgaaggtttggattaa